A DNA window from Hydra vulgaris chromosome 13, alternate assembly HydraT2T_AEP contains the following coding sequences:
- the LOC105845567 gene encoding GTP-binding protein Di-Ras1: MEHGKRRRNAIRVSTQKDVILLMLLGKSKVGKTSLVNRWLKDTFTDTYTPTVENFHLKSYNHQNQFINLGIIDLTGSWDFPAMQNLYLSKADSVMFVYEVGNESSIKEMKLLYERFLKVKTSDREVTVSVVGTKYDTTLEGDSNFDDKSNKCAYLCHQSLVCEIGNSHQNVAYSPSIDTDAETIVLENQNLTCDSFKVSLTGFLSDIKEKCTHVVTSSKLNINVHLAFENALNGLVESLPPSSQDMQILVQKLSKSKYKNLVSWCCCLRFSKF; the protein is encoded by the coding sequence ATGGAACATGGTAAAAGGCGTCGAAATGCAATTCGCGTTTCTACACAGAAGGAtgtaattcttttaatgttattagGAAAATCAAAAGTAGGAAAAACATCTCTTGTAAACCGTTGGTTGAAAGACACTTTTACTGATACTTACACTCCAACTGTTGAAAATTTTCATCTTAAATCTTATAACCATCAAAACCAGTTCATTAACCTTGGTATAATAGATTTAACCGGCTCCTGGGATTTTCCAGCCATGcaaaacttatatttatctaaagctGATAGCGTTATGTTTGTTTATGAAGTTGGCAATGAAAGTTCAATTAAAGAAATGAAACTTTTGTACGAACGattcttaaaagtaaaaacaagcGACCGCGAGGTTACTGTTTCTGTTGTCGGTACAAAATACGACACCACTTTAGAAGGAGATTCTAACTTTGACGATAAAAGTAACAAATGCGCTTATCTTTGCCACCAATCTTTAGTATGTGAAATCGGCAATAGCCATCAAAACGTTGCATACTCTCCTTCAATTGATACAGACGCTGAAACTATAGTTTTAGAAAACCAAAATCTCACTTGTGACTCATTCAAAGTTAGCTTGACAGGGTTCCTTTCAGATATCAAAGAAAAATGCACACACGTAGTTACATCATCTAAGCTAAACATTAACGTACATCTTGCTTTTGAAAACGCTTTAAATGGGTTAGTTGAAAGCTTACCCCCCAGTTCTCAAGATAtgcaaattttagttcaaaaactCTCTAAatccaaatataaaaatttagtttcatgGTGCTGTTGTTTGCGGTTTTCAAAGTtctaa